CAGACTTGTAAAACTTAGTAAGAATACAAGCCATGAAAAAACTATTTTGGGGTTAAGAAACATATATCAAATAGCAGTAATAACGACTCGAAAAAAGTACACTTTATCTGCCAACGCTGCGGTTTCAATAGTTAAATCATGTCGAATCATATTACTTTTACTTTGAGGATGTACTAAAGCTGAGATTAGGCGATCGCATTCAAGTTTTTAATGCAGTGTAGGAATGAGTACTATAAGATGAACCCTTTGGGCGGGAATGGTTTGCCTGAATGTTTCTTCAGGTTACTGAAATTAGCGATCGCGATGGTTCCTCTATCAATTGCCTCGTCTGCTTATACAACGGCGCTGAGTAAGGAATTCAAGGCATCTACGAATAAAATCACTACAATTAGTGCTGGTTGCAGAAGTAGTGAGGGCATGATCTTAACGAATAATTATTAAAAAGTACATCCTTTGCCCTTCACAATTTTTTCTGAGTGCTGCTAATCCCTAATGATTTCAATTCTAAGATTGGGTAATCCTTCTACTGTGCTAAGGTCGGTAACGTCTGTATCTCCTATAAATAATTCCGTAAGATTAGGAAGGTTAGCAAGTGGACTAAGGTCGCTGATAGGTGTATTTGGATGGAATAAACTATTACGTTCAAATGGCATTTCCAATGTACCTAAATATAGTTTACGTAAGTTTTTAAGATTAACAAGAGGACTGAAATCACTAATCTCATCTTCAAGAATATTTAAGCTTTCTAAATTAGTAAGGTTAGTTAGTAAACCTAAATCGCTGATACCTATTGTCACTAGACTAAGAGTAGTAAGCTGAGTCAGGGTCTTTAGAAATTGACAATCTATAGCTTTATTTTTATTAAAAATTCCCAAGCTAACTAAATTTGACATCTTCACTAAAGGACTCAAATCTCTTATTTCAGTTTGATCTAAAATAAGGCTAGAGAGACTAGAAAGATTGCACAATTGGCTAATGTCATTAATTTTAATACCACTTAAGTCTAGATAAGTCAGATTAGAAAGAAACCATAAGTATAATTACAAAATATTATTTAATTTTCAATGTAATTTATACAAAGCTGAATTAAACTTTTTTCGCCATAACTTAAGAACAAATTAAGCAATACGATGTGTTATTTATTGCTGGGCAACGACATAGCACTAAAATGCAGACCCAAACTAAGGTATGGTTTTGGAAAGTAAATTAATACTTGATGGATAATATTTATCCAAGTGGTGATGCCTATAGACAAGTCGCTTCTCTACAAGACGCTGTGCGGAGGCATCGTCGCATTTACTCTCTGCCCAAAAGTGTACATAAACCAGAAACAGAAGTATTATTAAACACTTCTGTTGATGAAAGCACGATCAATATTCTTACTTGAATCGTGCCCCAGCACCCAAATAATTTGGCGTAACCTGAAAGCCAGAAATGCTAGAGAAGCGGTGTATGAGTTTTGGAATACCTTATTTCCCTAAACCAAGTTGATTTAGTAAAGCTTGGCGCATCACTTCTACAGGTATATTTTCCTGCTGCAACCAAATTTTTAATGCTGCTACCCCTTGCTGGACTAGCATTTCTAAGCCATCGATCGCAATTGCACCTTGTTTTTGAGCAAGCTCTAGAAATTGCGTCGGTTTAGGGATATATATTAAATCGTAAGCGATCGCACCCGTTGGTAAATTCGCTATTTCCTCTATACTCAAAGGCGACTCATCAACCTTGGGATACATCCCTATGGGGGTTGTGTTTACCAGCAGATTAGCTTGGGGAATTAGCTTTGAAAGTTCCTCCCATTGGTGAACTTGCAAATTTTCACTTATAGGT
The Nostoc punctiforme PCC 73102 genome window above contains:
- a CDS encoding internalin, translated to MSNLVSLGIFNKNKAIDCQFLKTLTQLTTLSLVTIGISDLGLLTNLTNLESLNILEDEISDFSPLVNLKNLRKLYLGTLEMPFERNSLFHPNTPISDLSPLANLPNLTELFIGDTDVTDLSTVEGLPNLRIEIIRD